The Ahaetulla prasina isolate Xishuangbanna chromosome 4, ASM2864084v1, whole genome shotgun sequence genome has a window encoding:
- the RPA3 gene encoding replication protein A 14 kDa subunit, with translation MADILEGPRVRIRASQLSQYIGKPVCFVGRLEKVHPSGKLFFLSDGEGKNAAIELNTPLEEEISGIIEVVGRVTNQLNIICSSYMQFKEDKNMFDLSMYSEAVKVIHEFPEYYPFNTDV, from the exons ATGGCCGATATATTAGAAGGTCCCCGCGTTCGTATCCGCGCGAGTCAGTTGTCGCAATACATCGGAAAGCCAGTCTGTTTCGTGGGACGCCTTGAAAAG GTCCATCCATCTGGGAAATTATTCTTTTTATCTGATGGAGAAGGAAAAAATGCAGCAATTGAGCTAAATACACCT CTTGAAGAAGAGATCTCTGGCATTATTGAAGTAGTAGGAAGAGTTACAAATCAATTGAATATCATATGTTCATCATATATGCAATTCAAAGAAGATAAAAACATGTTTG ATCTTTCAATGTACAGTGAGGCTGTAAAAGTTATCCATGAATTTCCTGAGTACTACCCTTTCAATACTGATGTATGA
- the MIOS gene encoding GATOR complex protein MIOS: MSGSKPDILWAPHHVDRFVLCDSELSLYRIESAVSSELKAGSLRLSEETAATLLSINSETPYLKCVAWYPKFDPECLLAVGQANGRVVLTSLGQDHNSKCKDLIGKEFVPKHARQCNTLAWNPLDSNWLAAGLDKHRADFSVLIWDISSKYTPEISIATEKLRLSSDIESGLVVTKSLYELGQNDACLSLCWLPRDQKLLLAGMHRNLAIFDLRNTSQKMFVNTKAVQGVTVDPYFHDRVASFYEGQVAIWDLRKFEKPVLTLTEQPKPLIKAAWCPTRTGLLATLTRDSNVIKLYDMQHTPTPIGDETEPTIIERSVQPCEHCIASFAWHPSSQNRMVVVASNRSMSDFTVFERISLAWSPVTSLMWACGRHLYECTEETRSFEKDIATKMRLRALSRYGLDTEQVWRNHILAGSEDPQLKSLWYTLHFMKQYADDMDQKFTGNKGSLVYAGIKSIVKTSMGTTENLRHSRSGSDRHADIIQYMSEERSLALQLCGWVKKGADLDVEPFLCSLEQEGDWERAAAVALFNLDIRRAIQIMNKGASSGKGDLNLNVVAMALSGYTDEKNSLWREMCSTLRLQLNNPYLCAMFAFLTSESGCYDGVLNESNVAVRDRVAFACKFLTDIQLNRFVEKLTNEMKEAGNLEGILLTGLTNDGVDLMESYVDRTGDVQTASYCMLQGSPSEVLKDDRVQYWIESYRNLLDAWRFWHKRAEFDIHRSKLDPSSKPLAQVFVSCNFCGKSISYSCSTIPHQGRGFSQYGVSGSPTKSKVTSCPGCRKPLPRCALCLINMGTPVSCCPGGSKSDEKVDLSKDKKLAQFNNWFTWCHNCRHGGHAGHMLSWFRDHNECPVSACSCKCMQLDTTGNLIPAEVVQP, translated from the exons ATGAGTGGCTCCAAACCTGATATTCTGTGGGCTCCACACCATGTTGATAGATTTGTTTTATGTGACTCAGAACTCAGTCTCTATCGTATTGAATCTGCAGTAAGTTCAGAACTCAAAGCAGGATCACTGCGTTTATCTGAAGAAACTGCAGCTACTCTTTTGTCCATTAATTCAGAGACTCCATATTTGAAATGTGTGGCTTGGTATCCAAAATTTGACCCTGAATGTCTACTGGCAGTTGGGCAAGCTAATGGTCGAGTTGTTTTGACTAGCCTTGGCCAAGACCACAATTCAAAATGCAAAGATTTGATAGGAAAAGAATTCGTTCCAAAGCATGCTCGACAATGTAACACCCTGGCATGGAATCCATTGGACAGTAACTGGCTTGCTGCTGGCTTGGATAAACATCGAGCTGATTTTTCAGTATTGATCTGGGATATAAGTAGTAAATATACTCCAGAAATTTCAATTGCCACTGAGAAATTAAGGCTTTCAAGTGATATTGAATCAGGATTGGTTGTAACAAAATCACTGTATGAATTAGGTCAGAATGATGCTTGTCTTTCTCTTTGTTGGCTTCCACGAGATCAGAAACTTCTTTTAGCTGGAATGCACCGAAACCTGGCTATTTTTGACCTTAGAAACACGAGCCAAAAAATGTTTGTGAACACCAAAGCTGTTCAGGGTGTTACTGTTGATCCATACTTCCATGATCGTGTGGCTTCCTTTTATGAAGGTCAGGTTGCCATATGGGACCTTAGAAAATTTGAGAAACCTGTACTAACACTGACAGAACAACCAAAACCTTTAATAAAAGCAGCGTGGTGTCCTACAAGAACAGGTTTATTAGCTACTTTAACCAGAGATAGTAATGTCATCAAGCTCTATGATATGCAGCATACTCCCACGCCAATAGGGGATGAAACAGAACCTACAATCATTGAAAGAAGTGTTCAGCCTTGTGAACACTGTATTGCTTCCTTTGCCTGGCATCCCTCAAGTCAAAATCGAATGGTTGTTGTGGCTTCTAACAGGTCTATGTCAGATTTCACTGTGTTTGAAAGAATCTCTCTGGCATGGAGCCCAGTTACTTCTTTAATGTGGGCTTGTGGAAGACATTTGTATGAATGCACAGAAGAAACTAGATCTTTTGAAAAAGACATAGCCACCAAAATGCGCCTCAGGGCTTTATCCAGATATGGCCTAGACACAGAACAGGTCTGGAGAAACCATATTCTTGCAGGAAGTGAAGACCCGCAACTGAAGTCACTTTGGTACACTCTGCACT TTATGaagcaatatgctgatgatatggATCAGAAATTCACAGGAAACAAAGGATCCTTGGTTTATGCAGGCATCAAATCTATAGTGAAAACTTCTATGG GAACAACAGAGAACTTGAGGCACAGCCGAAGTGGATCTGACAGACATGCAGATATTATTCAGTATATGAGTGAAGAAAGATCATTGGCTTTGCAGCTTTGTGGATGGGTAAAGAAGGGGGCAGATCTGGATGTGGAACCCTTTCTGTGTTCTTTGGAGCAAGAAGGAGATTGGGAGCGAGCTGCTGCTGTAGCGTTATTCAATTTGGACATCCGACGAGCAATACAGATAATGAACAAAGGAGCATCTTCTGGCAAAG GTGATCTAAATCTTAATGTGGTGGCTATGGCATTGTCAGGCTATACAGATGAAAAGAATTCCTTGTGGAGAGAAATGTGCAGCACTCTTAGGTTGCAGCTAAACAATCCTTACTTATGCGCCATGTTTGCTTTCTTGACCAGTGAATCAGGCTGTTATGATGGGGTTTTG aATGAAAGTAATGTAGCTGTACGAGACAGAGTGGCGTTTGCTTGTAAATTCTTAACTGATATACAG ctAAACAGATTCGTTGAAAAACtaacaaatgaaatgaaagaggcTGGAAATCTTGAAGGAATCCTACTGACAGGACTCACAAACGATGGAGTTGATCTGATGGAAAGTTATGTAGATAGAACAGGGGATGTTCAGACAGCAAGCTATTGTATGCTGCAG GGTTCTCCCTCTGAAGTGCTCAAAGATGATCGAGTTCAGTATTGGATTGAAAGTTACCGGAATCTGTTGGATGCATGGAGATTTTGGCATAAACGAGCTGAATTTGACATTCATCGAAGTAAACTGGATCCCAGCTCAAAACCTTTGGCACAG GTATTTGTAAGTTGCAACTTTTGTGGAAAATCAATCTCTTATAGTTGCTCAACTATACCACATCAAGGCCGAGGTTTCAGTCAGTATGGTGTAAGTGGATCACCAACCAAATCCAAAGTCACAAGTTGTCCTGGTTGCCGCAAACCTCTTCCTCGCTGTGCTCTTTGTCTGATAAATATGGGTACTCCAGTTTCCTGCTGCCCAG gaGGATCCAAGTCAGATGAAAAAGTGGATCTCAGCAAGGACAAGAAGTTAGCTCAGTTCAACAACTGGTTTACTTGGTGTCACAACTGCAGGCATGGTGGTCATGCTGGACATATGCTCAGCTGGTTCAG AGATCATAATGAATGCCCTGTTTCTGCATGTTCCTGTAAGTGTATGCAGCTGGATACAACAGGAAATCTCATCCCAGCAGAGGTGGTTCAGCCATAA